In the genome of Nitrospira sp. MA-1, one region contains:
- a CDS encoding sulfurtransferase TusA family protein, with protein sequence MIPADVKLDTLGYFCPMPIILTSKKIKELASGQVLEVISDDEGIKKDMPAWCETTGHAMVGMEEEGAADKKVYKAYVKKA encoded by the coding sequence ATGATACCAGCCGACGTTAAACTCGATACATTGGGGTATTTCTGCCCAATGCCGATCATTCTGACCTCAAAGAAAATCAAAGAACTCGCCTCAGGGCAAGTCCTTGAAGTTATTTCGGATGACGAAGGGATTAAAAAAGATATGCCGGCCTGGTGCGAAACAACCGGACACGCCATGGTGGGTATGGAAGAAGAAGGGGCCGCGGACAAAAAAGTCTACAAAGCCTATGTCAAAAAGGCCTGA
- a CDS encoding NfeD family protein translates to MGLVLIGLEILTLGGLGNFYFLFFGVAALMVSALTWLTLTEAAWLQWLCFVLFGILSLFAMRKPLQGTGFIREKDGVPVDSMVGEVATVLENLEAQRIGKVELHGTSWTARNAGTSTLGKGSQAKVIRVEGLTLWIQADAIAQEGSHVG, encoded by the coding sequence ATGGGTTTGGTATTAATAGGGTTGGAAATCCTCACCCTCGGAGGCCTCGGCAATTTTTATTTTCTGTTTTTCGGGGTCGCGGCTTTGATGGTGAGTGCCCTCACCTGGTTAACCTTGACCGAAGCCGCCTGGCTGCAATGGTTGTGTTTCGTGCTCTTCGGCATCCTCTCTCTCTTCGCCATGAGGAAACCCCTTCAAGGAACAGGTTTCATAAGGGAAAAGGATGGGGTTCCCGTGGATTCTATGGTCGGAGAGGTTGCCACTGTTCTGGAAAATCTTGAGGCTCAACGAATAGGGAAGGTGGAACTCCATGGAACAAGCTGGACGGCCCGCAATGCCGGAACATCAACCCTAGGAAAAGGATCGCAGGCCAAAGTTATTCGAGTGGAAGGTTTGACGCTCTGGATCCAGGCGGACGCGATCGCACAGGAGGGATCTCATGTCGGGTGA
- a CDS encoding DsrE family protein has protein sequence MARFVIAGSKGTDDPTMATLPFIASQAAHEQGHEVVLWLQAEAVVLTKKDGVDGVQGVGLPALKVLANTILSQGIPLWVCSACAIARQINESDLEVGAVMKGMDDYVKAVAERERSLSF, from the coding sequence ATGGCACGCTTTGTCATTGCCGGAAGTAAGGGGACGGATGATCCAACAATGGCCACCCTTCCGTTTATCGCCTCACAGGCGGCTCACGAACAAGGGCATGAGGTCGTTTTGTGGCTTCAGGCCGAGGCCGTCGTCTTAACAAAAAAAGATGGGGTAGATGGTGTACAGGGAGTCGGGCTTCCGGCATTGAAGGTGTTAGCCAATACCATTCTGTCTCAGGGTATTCCTCTGTGGGTCTGTTCGGCATGTGCGATCGCCCGACAGATTAACGAATCTGATCTCGAGGTGGGTGCGGTAATGAAGGGCATGGATGATTATGTTAAAGCTGTGGCGGAAAGAGAACGCAGTCTTTCGTTTTAA
- a CDS encoding amidohydrolase family protein, which produces MSASARALIEQAFDGIHGNARRDYHVHMLGMNEDINRTFVNEEWQSPWSGLTHFFQFEIYKSAAGITGEQQANAEYLTRLKDLIQFMPEQGKFGIMAFDFFHDEQGQPHRELSTFYVPNEYVMTIAKKNPEIFFPIISIHPYREDATTALRHYAQQGVRFVKWLPNAMGMHPASETMQDKLVPYYRIMKEHDMVLISHTGVEVATEAEEFQRFGNPLLLKRPLDMGVKVVMAHVASLGECEKNEEPLCPPGTPYIDLAIQMLEDPKYTGLVFADISALTQYNRHHNIDMILSKPSIHPRLINGSDYPLPAINIVIRTRSLVSSGHIKPEERDALNEIYDFNPLLFDFVLKRTLRHSKTGKKFPPSVFVEHPDLPTG; this is translated from the coding sequence ATGAGCGCCAGTGCACGCGCGCTCATCGAACAGGCATTCGACGGCATTCACGGTAATGCCCGTCGCGATTATCACGTGCATATGCTGGGCATGAATGAGGACATCAATAGAACTTTCGTTAATGAGGAATGGCAATCACCGTGGAGCGGATTAACTCATTTTTTCCAATTTGAAATCTATAAGAGTGCAGCAGGGATAACCGGCGAACAACAGGCCAACGCAGAGTACCTTACGCGCTTGAAAGACCTCATTCAGTTCATGCCTGAACAGGGAAAGTTCGGCATCATGGCGTTTGACTTCTTTCATGACGAGCAGGGGCAACCTCATCGGGAGTTATCAACGTTTTACGTGCCTAATGAATATGTGATGACCATCGCCAAGAAGAACCCCGAAATCTTTTTCCCTATCATCTCCATTCATCCTTATCGGGAGGATGCCACAACCGCGCTTCGTCACTATGCACAACAAGGCGTTCGATTTGTGAAATGGCTGCCCAATGCCATGGGCATGCACCCGGCGTCAGAGACGATGCAGGACAAACTCGTTCCGTATTACCGCATCATGAAAGAGCACGACATGGTTCTGATTTCCCATACGGGTGTGGAGGTTGCCACGGAAGCAGAGGAATTTCAGCGATTTGGAAATCCCTTGTTATTAAAAAGGCCTTTGGATATGGGCGTGAAAGTCGTGATGGCGCATGTCGCCAGTTTGGGGGAATGCGAAAAAAATGAGGAGCCCCTTTGTCCTCCCGGCACGCCCTATATCGATCTGGCCATTCAGATGCTCGAAGACCCCAAGTATACAGGCTTAGTCTTTGCTGATATTTCGGCCTTGACCCAATACAATCGGCATCACAACATCGATATGATCTTATCCAAGCCCTCCATTCACCCCAGACTCATCAATGGAAGCGATTATCCCCTGCCTGCAATCAATATCGTGATTCGGACCCGCTCACTCGTGTCCTCGGGTCACATCAAACCTGAAGAACGGGACGCCCTCAATGAAATCTATGACTTCAATCCTTTGTTGTTTGACTTCGTCCTGAAACGCACCCTCCGCCACTCTAAAACCGGCAAAAAGTTTCCACCCTCTGTTTTTGTCGAACACCCTGACCTGCCCACTGGGTGA
- a CDS encoding DsrE/DsrF/DrsH-like family protein, translating into MNATHVEPATALAQLKETKPDKVTLVVLSGDMDRVMAALIIATGAAAMGMQVTMFFTFWGLNAIRKENMSSSPKDWLRRAFGWLNKGGASRLPLSRFHFGGLGTTMMKKVMKDNRMPGIPELMETAKDLDVKMIACTTTLGLMGISKDTLIDGIDQLAGVSTYLAEARHGSVNLFI; encoded by the coding sequence ATGAACGCCACCCACGTTGAACCAGCAACCGCCTTAGCCCAACTCAAAGAAACCAAACCCGATAAAGTGACCCTTGTTGTCCTGAGTGGAGACATGGACCGTGTCATGGCGGCCCTGATTATCGCCACGGGCGCTGCAGCCATGGGCATGCAAGTGACCATGTTTTTTACCTTTTGGGGGTTGAATGCCATCCGAAAGGAAAATATGAGTAGCTCTCCAAAGGATTGGCTCCGTCGTGCCTTTGGATGGCTGAACAAGGGGGGAGCAAGCCGTCTGCCCCTCTCACGATTTCATTTTGGAGGTCTCGGAACCACCATGATGAAAAAGGTCATGAAAGATAATCGCATGCCCGGCATCCCTGAACTCATGGAAACCGCCAAAGACCTGGATGTAAAGATGATTGCCTGCACCACAACCCTGGGACTCATGGGCATTTCAAAGGATACGCTCATTGATGGCATCGACCAACTCGCCGGAGTCAGCACCTATCTGGCGGAAGCCCGGCACGGATCCGTGAACTTATTTATCTAA
- a CDS encoding DUF421 domain-containing protein → MEHIFFDNWQALFRTGLISILAYVSLITLLRLFGKRTLSKMNAFDLVVTVALGSTLATILLNKDVTLAQGVLALALLIGMQFVVTWSSLRVRWVRKLATGEPTMLLYQGTFLPVALGWTRVTEDEVRAAVRNAGAATLDEVKAVVLETDGSFSVVRRGGGSGESSLIGVNRPSGIPPPHTNR, encoded by the coding sequence GTGGAACATATCTTCTTTGATAATTGGCAGGCGCTGTTCCGAACGGGATTGATCAGTATCCTGGCATATGTCAGCCTTATCACGCTTTTGAGGTTGTTCGGCAAACGTACCCTCTCCAAGATGAATGCCTTTGATTTAGTCGTGACGGTCGCGCTTGGGTCGACGCTGGCAACTATTTTGCTCAATAAAGACGTGACCTTGGCCCAGGGAGTCCTGGCCTTGGCTCTGCTGATAGGAATGCAGTTCGTTGTGACGTGGTCCAGTCTTCGCGTCCGATGGGTGCGTAAGCTGGCCACAGGGGAACCGACAATGCTGTTGTATCAGGGTACATTTTTACCTGTTGCTTTGGGGTGGACACGGGTGACCGAAGATGAGGTACGAGCCGCGGTTCGGAACGCAGGAGCGGCGACGTTGGATGAGGTTAAGGCGGTGGTGTTGGAGACCGACGGCTCCTTCAGCGTAGTTCGAAGGGGTGGAGGTTCCGGAGAGTCCAGCCTCATAGGGGTCAACCGACCGTCGGGTATTCCACCCCCACATACCAACAGATAA
- the fumC gene encoding class II fumarate hydratase, protein MTKKTTSARIETDSFGSVPVSADKYWGAQTQRSLENFQIGQERLPRPLIRALGIVKRCAALSNIHLNAIDETTGKAIADAAQDVIDGKLDDHFPLVIWQTGSGTQSNMNANEVIANLAIERLGGTLGTKTPVHPNDHCNCSQSSNDVFPTAMHIATVEQLHHVLIPSLAHLHRVLLEKSQAWEDIIKIGRTHLQDATPLTLGQEFSGYTTQVQLGIDRIQDGLKRLYLLAQGGTAVGTGLNAKPGFGEKFAEEVARYTQLPFLSASNKFEALATHDAMVEISGVLNVIAVSLNKIANDIRLLSSGPRSGLGELSLPENEPGSSIMPGKVNPTQCEAMTMVCAQVIGNHTTITISGAQGHLELNAFKPVIAYNVLQSIRLLGDAVMSLTDKCIVGIEPNIGRISELMEESLMLVTALVPRIGYDKAAKIAQGALKNGRTLREEAIASGFVTEEEFNTYIRPEQMIRPE, encoded by the coding sequence ATGACAAAGAAGACAACTAGCGCACGTATCGAAACCGACTCCTTTGGTTCGGTTCCCGTGTCGGCTGACAAATATTGGGGGGCACAGACCCAACGTTCCTTGGAAAATTTTCAAATAGGCCAGGAGCGTTTGCCTCGCCCATTGATCCGGGCGTTGGGGATCGTCAAGCGTTGCGCGGCTCTATCGAATATCCACCTGAACGCCATTGATGAAACAACCGGCAAGGCCATTGCTGATGCGGCACAGGATGTGATCGACGGCAAGTTGGACGATCACTTTCCCCTTGTGATCTGGCAAACTGGTTCCGGCACGCAGTCCAACATGAACGCCAATGAGGTGATTGCCAATCTGGCCATCGAACGTCTGGGCGGGACACTCGGAACAAAAACGCCCGTTCATCCGAATGATCACTGCAATTGCAGCCAGTCTTCAAATGATGTCTTTCCGACGGCAATGCATATTGCGACAGTTGAACAATTGCACCATGTCCTGATTCCATCCCTAGCACATCTGCACCGAGTGTTGTTGGAAAAGTCGCAGGCCTGGGAAGACATTATCAAAATCGGACGAACCCACTTGCAGGACGCCACTCCTCTCACATTGGGGCAGGAATTCTCGGGATATACAACTCAGGTGCAATTGGGGATTGATCGGATTCAGGATGGCCTTAAACGACTGTATCTCCTTGCGCAAGGCGGTACGGCTGTGGGTACGGGATTGAACGCAAAGCCAGGGTTTGGTGAGAAGTTTGCTGAGGAAGTCGCAAGGTATACGCAGCTGCCCTTTCTTTCGGCTTCCAATAAGTTTGAGGCGTTGGCCACGCATGATGCCATGGTGGAAATCTCCGGCGTGTTGAATGTTATCGCCGTGAGCCTGAATAAAATTGCCAATGACATTCGCCTCTTAAGTTCCGGTCCGCGCTCCGGTCTGGGAGAACTCTCCCTGCCTGAAAATGAACCGGGTTCTTCCATCATGCCGGGAAAGGTTAATCCCACTCAATGCGAAGCCATGACCATGGTCTGTGCACAGGTTATCGGGAATCACACGACTATCACGATTTCCGGGGCACAGGGGCATCTTGAACTCAATGCGTTCAAACCCGTCATTGCGTACAACGTGCTTCAATCCATCCGCCTCCTCGGCGATGCCGTTATGAGCCTGACCGATAAATGCATTGTGGGCATTGAACCCAATATCGGACGTATTTCCGAACTGATGGAAGAATCCCTCATGCTGGTCACGGCATTGGTTCCTCGCATTGGTTACGACAAGGCTGCCAAAATTGCTCAAGGGGCTTTAAAGAATGGACGCACCCTGCGAGAAGAAGCTATCGCCAGCGGATTTGTGACTGAAGAAGAATTCAATACCTACATTCGTCCGGAACAGATGATTCGTCCAGAGTAA
- a CDS encoding alcohol dehydrogenase, protein MEKMKAVEVRQAKGPLQLVEREVLKPGTGQVLIKVQACGICHSDVFTKDGLWPGLEYPRIPGHEIAGIVEEMGSGVEGWKQGQRVGVGWHGGHCGRCEPCRLGDFVLCQRGLVPGISYDGGYAEYMVAPVEALARIPEDLSNLEAAPLLCAGITTFNALRHSGARAGDVVAILGIGGLGHLAVQFASKMGFKTVAIARGKDKESLAKKLGARHYIDSRAQNVSETLKGFGGAKVILATVTSGKAMSATIGGLAIDGKLIMVGASEEPVEVPIVQFIMGRHSVQGWPSGTSSDSQDTLAFSVMTGIKPMIEEYPLERAAEAYERMMSGEARFRVVLQVS, encoded by the coding sequence ATGGAAAAGATGAAAGCCGTGGAAGTCCGACAAGCAAAGGGGCCTTTGCAACTCGTGGAGCGTGAGGTGCTTAAGCCTGGCACAGGGCAGGTTCTTATAAAGGTCCAGGCCTGCGGGATCTGTCACAGCGATGTGTTTACGAAGGACGGTCTATGGCCGGGTCTTGAGTATCCTCGTATTCCTGGACATGAAATTGCCGGAATTGTTGAGGAGATGGGTTCGGGGGTGGAAGGATGGAAACAGGGCCAACGGGTTGGCGTGGGATGGCATGGAGGACATTGCGGCCGCTGTGAACCATGCCGCTTAGGGGATTTTGTTCTATGCCAACGCGGCTTGGTTCCGGGTATTAGTTATGACGGAGGCTATGCCGAATACATGGTCGCTCCCGTCGAAGCTTTAGCGCGCATTCCAGAAGATCTCTCCAACCTTGAAGCGGCTCCTCTGCTTTGTGCGGGCATTACGACATTTAATGCGCTTCGCCATAGCGGTGCGCGCGCTGGTGACGTGGTTGCTATTCTTGGCATCGGCGGTCTTGGACATTTGGCCGTACAATTTGCGAGCAAGATGGGCTTCAAGACGGTCGCCATTGCCAGAGGAAAAGATAAAGAGTCATTGGCGAAGAAATTGGGGGCGCGGCATTATATCGACAGCAGGGCCCAAAATGTATCGGAAACGCTTAAGGGTTTTGGAGGAGCGAAGGTAATCCTCGCAACCGTCACGAGTGGAAAGGCCATGAGTGCGACTATCGGGGGACTGGCCATCGACGGAAAATTGATTATGGTTGGCGCCTCTGAAGAACCGGTGGAAGTACCCATCGTGCAGTTTATTATGGGGCGACATTCAGTTCAGGGCTGGCCGTCCGGTACGTCGTCGGATTCGCAGGATACGTTGGCCTTTAGTGTGATGACAGGTATAAAGCCAATGATAGAGGAGTATCCTCTTGAACGCGCGGCTGAAGCCTATGAGCGTATGATGAGTGGTGAAGCAAGGTTCAGAGTAGTATTACAGGTTAGTTGA